One stretch of Candidatus Poribacteria bacterium DNA includes these proteins:
- a CDS encoding ABC transporter ATP-binding protein, which translates to MSRLEVKNLTQTFAQKGTRLPVLDDLNFAVDKGQFVALLGPSGCGKSTLFNIISGLTVPDTGEIYLNGKRIYGNTGDFAYMQQKDLLLPWRSVLKNVLIGPEIRGESLDTVKVEAQKRLVQLGLSGFENSYPMQLSGGMRQRVALVRTLLFRKEVLLLDEPFGALDAMTRTVMQSILLDIWAEGRQTVLLITHDVEEALLLADKIYILTARPASLKAEIPVRLPRPRDITDTSVIRLKSELLALLQVEMSQVFDVD; encoded by the coding sequence ATGAGCAGATTAGAGGTAAAAAATTTAACACAAACCTTTGCTCAAAAAGGCACCCGATTGCCGGTGCTGGACGATTTAAATTTTGCCGTTGATAAGGGACAGTTTGTTGCATTGTTGGGTCCCTCTGGGTGTGGTAAAAGTACGCTTTTTAATATTATATCGGGGTTGACTGTGCCGGATACTGGAGAGATTTATCTCAACGGCAAACGCATCTACGGCAACACAGGCGATTTCGCCTACATGCAGCAAAAAGATCTGCTTTTACCGTGGCGGAGTGTTCTCAAGAACGTCCTCATCGGTCCAGAAATTCGCGGTGAGTCGCTTGACACCGTAAAGGTGGAGGCACAAAAGCGTTTAGTACAACTCGGATTAAGCGGTTTTGAAAATAGTTACCCGATGCAACTGTCGGGAGGGATGCGGCAGCGCGTCGCGCTCGTCCGAACGCTCCTTTTCCGAAAGGAAGTCTTACTTTTGGATGAACCTTTCGGTGCGCTGGATGCGATGACACGCACCGTCATGCAGTCGATCCTGCTTGACATCTGGGCAGAAGGACGACAGACGGTGCTGCTTATCACCCACGATGTTGAGGAGGCACTTCTCCTCGCGGATAAAATCTATATCTTAACAGCCAGACCCGCATCACTGAAAGCAGAGATTCCTGTCCGCTTGCCCCGTCCCCGTGACATCACGGATACTTCCGTTATTCGCCTGAAAAGTGAACTCTTGGCATTACTGCAGGTTGAGATGTCACAAGTTTTCGATGTGGACTAA
- a CDS encoding DUF58 domain-containing protein, with amino-acid sequence MSEKDILKKIQRIEIFTNRLVNTVFAGEYESVFKGQGLTFDEVREYQVGDEIRTIDWNVTARMGQAYIKKYVEERELVMMLVVDMSASTSFGSIAETKAEIAAEIAALLAFSAIKNNDKVGLICFTDTVEHFVPPRKGKRHVLRVVRDILHFQPKQSRTNIETALSFVDRVLKPHSVVFLISDFKDAGYEKQLRLSGKRHSLIAITLQDRREVELPDVGIIELEDAESGETVIVDTRSEEARRLYTELNQRADAERRQVFRASQVDSIHIRTDESYVKPLIRFFRQRAARG; translated from the coding sequence ATGAGCGAAAAAGATATCCTCAAAAAAATCCAACGTATCGAAATATTTACCAATCGTCTTGTTAACACCGTCTTTGCTGGGGAGTATGAGAGTGTTTTCAAAGGACAAGGGCTTACCTTTGATGAAGTCCGCGAGTATCAGGTAGGCGATGAAATTCGGACGATTGATTGGAATGTCACCGCACGGATGGGACAGGCGTACATCAAAAAGTACGTAGAAGAACGCGAACTCGTGATGATGTTGGTCGTGGATATGAGTGCCTCAACCAGTTTCGGTAGTATCGCCGAAACGAAGGCAGAAATTGCCGCCGAAATTGCGGCACTCCTCGCCTTTTCCGCCATCAAAAACAACGACAAAGTCGGGCTTATCTGTTTTACAGATACCGTTGAACACTTCGTCCCACCCCGGAAAGGGAAGCGGCACGTGTTACGCGTCGTTCGAGATATTCTCCATTTTCAACCGAAACAATCCAGAACAAACATTGAAACGGCGTTGTCGTTCGTTGATCGTGTGCTCAAACCGCACAGCGTTGTGTTTCTCATATCAGATTTTAAGGATGCGGGGTATGAAAAGCAGTTACGCTTGAGCGGCAAACGGCATTCGCTGATTGCAATTACGCTACAGGACAGGCGTGAGGTGGAGTTGCCGGATGTCGGGATCATCGAGTTAGAGGACGCTGAGAGCGGAGAGACGGTCATTGTGGATACACGTTCCGAGGAAGCGCGACGGTTGTATACGGAACTCAATCAGCGTGCCGATGCGGAACGCCGACAGGTTTTTCGAGCAAGTCAGGTCGATTCTATTCACATCAGAACAGATGAGTCGTATGTGAAACCGCTTATCCGATTTTTTCGGCAACGTGCCGCGCGAGGTTAA